In the Advenella kashmirensis WT001 genome, one interval contains:
- a CDS encoding Bug family tripartite tricarboxylate transporter substrate binding protein: protein MPNVLVVNPKLPVNNVKELVEYIKKNKDKATYASSGVGSSQFLCGEQLNQDAGTQVLHVPFKGSAPGLTAVMSGDVLMEFDNMPSAWPFVSSGKLKALAVTSKEKSAVAPQLPTMIEEGFKDFDISSWFGVLAPAQMPKEDVALLNKAILKVVAKPDVQKQLANLGAIPQEMTPEQFGSFINDEVDRWGA from the coding sequence AACGTGCTGGTGGTCAATCCCAAGCTGCCGGTCAATAATGTGAAAGAACTGGTTGAATACATCAAAAAGAACAAGGACAAGGCCACCTATGCTTCTTCAGGTGTTGGTTCCTCGCAGTTCCTGTGTGGCGAACAACTGAATCAGGATGCCGGAACCCAGGTTCTGCATGTGCCGTTCAAGGGCAGCGCGCCAGGCCTGACCGCAGTGATGTCCGGCGACGTACTAATGGAGTTTGATAATATGCCGTCGGCCTGGCCGTTTGTCAGTTCCGGCAAGCTCAAGGCGCTGGCGGTGACCAGCAAGGAAAAATCGGCAGTGGCGCCCCAATTGCCCACGATGATCGAGGAAGGCTTCAAGGACTTTGATATTTCGTCGTGGTTCGGCGTATTGGCCCCGGCTCAAATGCCCAAGGAAGACGTGGCCTTGCTCAATAAGGCGATTCTCAAAGTGGTAGCCAAACCCGATGTGCAGAAACAACTGGCAAATCTGGGCGCTATTCCGCAGGAGATGACCCCAGAGCAATTTGGCTCATTCATCAATGACGAGGTGGATCGCTGGGGTGCCTGA
- a CDS encoding ATP-dependent DNA helicase, which yields MMPHVMPQGEVVGNVVRVLDFDISDWFGQEGPLAAAVPGYTLRDAQIQLAQAVDETIASHSVLVAEAGTGTGKTWAYLIPAFLSGGKVLISTGTRTLQDQLFTKDVPRVRDALALPVQVALLKGRSNYVCHYHLDRLEQDERALKSRDEISQLRQIRVFATRSRSGDKTDCGQVPEDADIWNRVTSTRENCLGQDCPNVKECFLLKARRQAQEADVVVINHALFFADLVLREEGITDLLPAADAVVFDEAHQLPDTATRFMGDVVYSGNITDFLKSAEVAALAYARDSAKWTEACQRVSYYVKDLRLVAAPIEKMPGRKATFEQIPEADRFFDILNKLYDELVTLTGMLTAVQERHPDLATAAKSGTELCARLYRWSQPVILPEGVTRDNAEPAVNAMPRTGQAAESKAGNVVTEQLVRWVEVGLHHFRLQMAPLSVADAFSRQRRKDQAWIFTSATLSVYKDFSHYTRQLGLYGARTERWESPFDYQDHAMLYVPDHLPEPQSPDFQKQFVTTLIPLIQASPGGVLVLCTTLRAVDNISALLLEAFDTHFIERPVLRQGESSRGTLLEQFRQLKNAVLVGSASFWEGIDLPGDMLTLVAIDKLPFAPPDDPVLEARIKACRESGGNPFFEYQLPSAAIALKQGAGRLIRTEKDWGLLVVGDRRLVEKPYGKLLWRGLPPFRRTRKLDEATAFLQTHAKEIALPAGDDAVS from the coding sequence ATGATGCCACATGTAATGCCGCAAGGCGAGGTCGTAGGAAACGTTGTGCGAGTACTTGATTTTGATATTTCCGACTGGTTTGGTCAGGAGGGACCGCTGGCGGCAGCGGTGCCCGGCTATACGCTGCGCGACGCGCAGATCCAGCTGGCGCAGGCCGTCGATGAAACGATTGCCTCGCATTCGGTGTTGGTGGCCGAGGCCGGCACCGGCACCGGTAAAACCTGGGCCTATCTGATTCCGGCGTTTCTGTCGGGCGGCAAAGTGCTGATCTCCACCGGCACCCGGACCTTGCAGGATCAGCTGTTCACCAAAGATGTCCCACGGGTTCGTGATGCCCTGGCGCTGCCGGTTCAGGTCGCGTTGCTCAAGGGCAGAAGCAATTACGTCTGTCATTATCATCTGGATCGGCTGGAGCAGGACGAGCGCGCGCTCAAGTCCAGGGATGAAATCTCCCAGTTGCGGCAAATCCGCGTATTCGCAACCCGCTCGCGCTCCGGTGACAAAACCGATTGTGGTCAGGTGCCGGAAGACGCCGATATCTGGAACCGGGTAACCTCGACCCGGGAAAACTGTCTTGGTCAGGACTGCCCCAACGTCAAGGAGTGCTTTTTGCTCAAGGCACGCCGGCAGGCGCAGGAAGCCGATGTTGTCGTCATTAACCACGCCCTGTTTTTTGCCGATCTGGTGTTGCGGGAGGAAGGCATTACAGACCTGTTGCCGGCCGCCGATGCAGTGGTATTCGATGAAGCGCACCAGTTGCCCGACACGGCCACGCGTTTTATGGGCGATGTGGTCTATTCGGGCAATATCACCGATTTTCTGAAATCTGCCGAAGTGGCGGCGCTGGCGTATGCGCGTGACAGCGCCAAATGGACCGAAGCCTGCCAACGGGTATCTTATTATGTGAAAGACCTGCGCCTGGTGGCGGCGCCCATAGAAAAAATGCCCGGACGCAAGGCGACCTTTGAGCAGATTCCCGAAGCTGATCGGTTTTTTGATATTCTGAATAAGCTTTACGATGAGCTGGTTACGCTCACGGGCATGCTCACTGCTGTGCAGGAGCGCCATCCCGATCTGGCGACTGCGGCAAAGTCGGGCACGGAATTGTGTGCACGACTGTACCGCTGGTCGCAACCGGTTATTCTGCCGGAAGGCGTGACCCGCGACAACGCTGAACCGGCTGTTAATGCGATGCCGCGAACAGGACAGGCGGCTGAATCCAAAGCCGGTAACGTGGTGACCGAACAGCTGGTGCGCTGGGTCGAGGTGGGGCTGCACCATTTTCGTCTGCAAATGGCGCCGTTGTCGGTTGCTGATGCTTTCTCGCGCCAGCGGCGCAAGGATCAGGCCTGGATTTTTACCTCTGCCACCTTGTCGGTCTACAAGGATTTTTCGCACTACACCCGTCAGCTCGGGCTCTATGGCGCCCGTACCGAAAGATGGGAGTCGCCTTTTGATTACCAGGACCACGCCATGCTGTATGTGCCTGATCATCTGCCCGAGCCGCAGTCACCCGATTTTCAGAAGCAGTTTGTGACAACGCTGATCCCGTTAATCCAGGCCAGCCCGGGTGGTGTGCTGGTATTGTGCACAACCTTGCGCGCAGTCGACAATATATCGGCCTTGCTGCTGGAGGCCTTTGATACGCATTTCATTGAACGACCGGTATTGCGCCAGGGGGAAAGCTCGCGTGGCACTTTGCTGGAACAGTTTCGCCAACTGAAGAACGCCGTGCTGGTCGGCAGCGCCAGTTTCTGGGAAGGAATAGATTTACCGGGCGATATGCTTACCCTGGTGGCGATTGACAAACTGCCTTTTGCGCCACCCGATGATCCGGTGCTTGAAGCCCGTATCAAAGCCTGTCGCGAGTCCGGCGGCAACCCGTTTTTTGAATACCAATTGCCCAGCGCCGCCATTGCCTTGAAGCAGGGTGCAGGTCGACTGATTCGCACCGAAAAGGATTGGGGGCTGCTGGTGGTCGGGGATCGGCGCCTGGTTGAGAAACCCTATGGAAAACTATTGTGGCGCGGTCTGCCGCCGTTTCGTCGTACGCGCAAGCTTGACGAGGCAACCGCCTTTCTCCAGACCCATGCAAAGGAGATCGCACTACCGGCGGGCGATGACGCAGTATCGTAA
- a CDS encoding Tex family protein → MNASSPSVTASSPLVDPARIIALLAAELNVRASQIEATVSLLDDGATVPFIARYRKEATGGLDDTVLRNLEVRLAYVRELESRRAAVLESIGGQGKLTPELSEAIAAADTKQRLEDLYAPFKPKRRTRAQIAREAGLQPLADLLLTESNADPLVAAQDYVNEELGVKDTRAALDGARDILAEQFSENADLVANMRDYLGQHGFLYSKVIEGKEEEGANFRDWFDFRESIRSLPSHRVLALLRGRQQGALDLRIGLSDEQDALVPHPCVERISRFLELDADYSPAANARGKWLADVARWTWRVKMLTAFESEFITKLREEAEAEAIRVFAANLKDLLLAAPAGPKSVLGLDPGIRTGVKVAAIDKTGKVLDTATIYPFEPRRDRNGSLATLAALVNKHKIELIAIGNGTASRETEKLAAELIEALPNAGLRKIVVSEAGASVYSASELAAKEFPDMDVSLRGAVSIARRLQDPLAELVKIEPKAIGVGQYQHDINQRELARSLDTVIEDCVNAVGVDVNTASAALLSRVSGLNSTLARNIVDWRDQNGAFPTRKTLMDVSRFGAKAFEQAAGFLRIQNGDNPLDASAVHPEAYPVVERILDKIRKDVKTVMGNKEALSGLSPNEFTDERFGLPTVKDIFLELEKPGRDPRPEFKTVTFQEGVETIKDLSEGMILDGVVTNVANFGAFVDIGVHQDGLVHISALSDTFVKDPRDVVRVGQTVKVKVQEVDVARNRIGLTMRLNDDTGPVARRDSRPGAAAPRSNGGGRQPARNQAPAATSMNAMAAAFAKLKK, encoded by the coding sequence ATGAACGCATCCTCTCCTTCTGTTACTGCCTCTTCCCCGCTGGTTGACCCGGCGCGCATTATTGCATTGCTGGCTGCCGAACTCAATGTTCGTGCCAGCCAGATCGAAGCGACCGTTTCGCTGCTTGACGACGGGGCGACCGTTCCGTTTATCGCGCGCTATCGCAAGGAAGCCACCGGCGGCCTGGACGACACCGTATTGCGTAACCTGGAAGTGCGACTGGCCTATGTCAGGGAACTGGAGTCGCGCCGCGCCGCCGTGCTCGAATCCATTGGCGGTCAGGGCAAGCTTACGCCCGAGCTGAGCGAAGCCATCGCAGCGGCCGACACCAAGCAGCGCCTGGAAGACCTGTACGCACCCTTCAAGCCCAAGCGCCGCACCCGCGCCCAGATCGCCCGGGAAGCCGGCCTGCAACCGCTGGCCGACCTGTTGCTGACCGAGAGCAATGCCGATCCGCTAGTTGCGGCCCAGGACTATGTCAATGAAGAGCTGGGCGTCAAAGATACCCGCGCTGCACTGGATGGCGCACGGGACATTCTGGCCGAACAGTTCTCCGAGAATGCAGACCTGGTTGCCAATATGCGCGACTACCTGGGCCAGCATGGCTTTCTGTACTCCAAGGTTATTGAAGGCAAAGAAGAGGAAGGCGCCAATTTTCGTGACTGGTTCGATTTTCGCGAATCCATCCGTAGCCTGCCCTCGCATCGCGTATTGGCCCTGTTGCGCGGTCGCCAGCAAGGGGCGCTGGATTTGCGCATCGGCCTGAGCGACGAACAGGATGCGCTGGTACCTCATCCTTGTGTAGAACGCATCAGCCGTTTTCTGGAACTGGATGCCGATTATTCCCCCGCAGCCAACGCCCGTGGCAAATGGCTGGCCGACGTAGCACGCTGGACATGGCGCGTGAAAATGCTCACCGCCTTCGAATCCGAATTCATCACCAAACTGCGCGAAGAGGCCGAGGCCGAAGCCATTCGCGTTTTTGCTGCAAACCTGAAAGATTTGCTGCTGGCAGCGCCGGCCGGCCCCAAATCAGTGCTGGGCCTGGACCCGGGCATTCGTACTGGCGTCAAGGTGGCCGCCATCGACAAAACCGGCAAAGTGCTCGATACCGCCACCATCTATCCCTTTGAGCCACGGCGCGATCGTAACGGATCTCTGGCCACGCTGGCAGCCCTCGTCAACAAACACAAGATTGAACTGATTGCCATCGGTAACGGTACAGCCTCGCGCGAGACCGAGAAGCTGGCCGCCGAGCTGATCGAAGCCCTGCCCAATGCGGGACTGCGCAAAATCGTTGTCTCCGAAGCCGGTGCTTCTGTGTATTCGGCCTCGGAACTGGCTGCCAAGGAATTTCCCGACATGGATGTGAGCCTGCGCGGTGCGGTGTCCATTGCCCGCCGCCTGCAGGATCCCCTGGCCGAACTGGTAAAAATCGAGCCCAAGGCTATCGGTGTCGGCCAGTACCAGCACGATATCAACCAGCGGGAGCTGGCACGTTCACTGGATACCGTTATCGAGGATTGCGTGAACGCGGTGGGCGTCGATGTAAACACGGCCTCGGCCGCCCTGCTCTCACGGGTATCAGGCCTGAACTCCACGCTGGCCCGCAATATCGTCGATTGGCGTGACCAGAATGGCGCATTCCCAACGCGTAAAACCCTGATGGACGTTTCGCGATTCGGTGCCAAGGCCTTCGAACAGGCAGCCGGCTTTCTGCGCATCCAGAACGGCGACAACCCGCTGGATGCCTCTGCCGTTCACCCCGAAGCGTATCCTGTCGTCGAGCGCATCCTGGATAAAATCCGCAAGGATGTCAAAACGGTCATGGGTAACAAGGAAGCGCTAAGCGGACTGTCTCCGAACGAATTCACCGATGAACGCTTCGGCCTGCCCACCGTGAAAGACATTTTCCTGGAATTGGAAAAGCCAGGGCGTGACCCCCGCCCCGAGTTCAAGACCGTCACTTTCCAGGAAGGCGTCGAAACGATCAAGGATTTGTCAGAAGGCATGATTCTGGATGGCGTGGTCACCAACGTCGCCAATTTCGGCGCGTTTGTAGACATTGGCGTGCACCAGGACGGCCTGGTGCATATTTCCGCCCTGTCCGACACGTTTGTGAAAGATCCGCGGGACGTGGTTCGCGTGGGCCAGACCGTCAAAGTCAAGGTGCAGGAAGTGGACGTGGCGCGTAATCGTATCGGCCTGACCATGAGGCTGAACGACGATACCGGGCCTGTGGCGCGACGCGACTCACGGCCGGGCGCGGCTGCGCCAAGATCAAACGGTGGCGGGCGACAACCGGCGCGCAATCAGGCGCCGGCGGCCACATCCATGAACGCCATGGCCGCTGCATTTGCCAAACTTAAAAAATAG
- a CDS encoding outer membrane protein assembly factor BamD, with protein MHKRLLRTSLIALGCLTIAGCSSMMTREADRTAGMSAPQLYQEARDNVRSNDYKTARTYLEAVEARYPYSSFAQQSLIDQAYVNWKDNEPEKAVAVIDRFLRLYPSHPGTDYMLYLKGLVTFTPPSSYLRSLTGQDPSERDPKGLRQSYDAFNELIQRYPESRYTRDARQRLTWLVSTIADNEVNVAKYYYTRHAYVAAINRSQSVLKDFTGVAAAEPALYIMMKSYQQLGMADQANDAKRILDQNYPNSKYYEQGLEDSGGWFSWLNPSRVFN; from the coding sequence ATGCATAAACGTTTGCTTCGAACTTCTCTCATTGCGTTGGGCTGCCTGACTATTGCAGGTTGCAGCAGCATGATGACCCGAGAAGCTGACAGAACAGCCGGTATGTCAGCGCCCCAGTTATATCAGGAGGCTCGCGACAACGTGCGCAGTAATGACTATAAAACCGCGCGCACCTATCTGGAAGCAGTCGAAGCCCGTTATCCCTATTCCAGTTTCGCCCAGCAATCGCTGATCGATCAGGCCTATGTGAACTGGAAGGACAACGAACCGGAAAAGGCCGTGGCTGTCATTGACCGCTTCCTGCGCCTGTATCCCAGCCATCCGGGCACCGATTACATGCTGTATCTGAAAGGTCTGGTTACGTTTACGCCGCCCAGCTCCTATCTGCGCAGCCTGACCGGGCAGGATCCCAGCGAACGCGACCCCAAGGGTCTGCGCCAGTCATATGACGCGTTCAATGAGCTTATCCAGCGCTATCCGGAAAGCCGCTATACCCGTGACGCCAGGCAGCGCCTGACATGGCTGGTTAGCACCATTGCCGACAACGAAGTCAACGTGGCAAAATACTATTACACACGTCATGCCTATGTTGCTGCCATCAACCGCAGTCAGTCGGTCCTGAAAGACTTTACCGGTGTGGCCGCTGCCGAACCTGCGCTATATATCATGATGAAGTCGTACCAGCAACTTGGCATGGCCGACCAGGCCAACGATGCAAAACGGATTCTGGATCAGAACTACCCTAACAGCAAATACTATGAACAAGGCCTAGAGGACAGCGGTGGCTGGTTCTCATGGCTGAATCCATCACGCGTCTTCAATTAA